A window of the Gossypium hirsutum isolate 1008001.06 chromosome A05, Gossypium_hirsutum_v2.1, whole genome shotgun sequence genome harbors these coding sequences:
- the LOC107904439 gene encoding 5-amino-6-(5-phospho-D-ribitylamino)uracil phosphatase, chloroplastic, giving the protein MDTNFRTSSSLLQLRSSFCFSPSVSSAKLRLWKSKRLNFVQHRLVIKNSSGFDEDCSFDGFSVKPNKLFMQEAIGAEYGEGFETFRLDGPLKVDVDFLNDRLQEGFLKRIRYAMKPDEAYGLIFSWDDVVANTGALKLNAWKQLALEEGKEIPPEADAQKLMLYASADHVLHKILRWETIESEVDRLKSRLSQIYYDNLAKLRKPMEGLEEWLDAVSTAHIPCAVVSSLDRRNMVDALERIGLKKYFQAIISEEDGMESIAHRFLSAAVKLDRKPSKCVVFEDDPRGITAAHNCTMMAVALIGSHPAYDLGQADLAVGSFNELSVINLRRLFANKGSTFMDRQKQIIEKTPPKRKLTVDTIF; this is encoded by the exons ATGGATACTAATTTCAGAACCTCTTCTTCTTTACTACAGCTGAgatcttctttttgtttttctccttCAGTCTCTTCTGCAAAGCTGAGATTAtgg AAATCAAAGCGGTTGAACTTTGTTCAGCATCGGTTAGTGATAAAAAATTCGTCTGGGTTTGATGAAGATTGTTCTTTTGATGGCTTTTCTGTTAAACCCAACAAGCTTTTCATGCAAGAG GCTATTGGAGCCGAGTATGGAGAAGGTTTTGAGACTTTCAGGTTGGACGGGCCTTTAAAGGTTGATGTG GATTTCTTAAATGATAGATTACAAGAGGGTTTTCTTAAGCGAATTCGCTATGCCATGAAACCGGATGAAGCATATGGTCTCATTTTCTCTTGGGATGATGTGGTG GCAAATACTGGAGCTCTCAAGTTAAATGCTTGGAAACAACTTGCCTTGGAAGAGG GAAAGGAAATTCCTCCTGAGGCTGATGCTCAAAAGTTGATGCTTTATGCAAGTGCTGATCATGTATTGCATAAG ATTTTGCGCTGGGAAACCATAGAAAGTGAAGTAGATAGATTGAAGTCGAGGCTCTCACAGATTTATTATGATAATCTTGCAAAG CTAAGAAAACCAATGGAAGGTCTAGAAGAATGGCTTGATGCTGTATCTACAGCTCACATCCCTTGTGCTGTGGTTTCAAGTCTTGATCGAAGGAACATGGTTGATGCTTTAGAACGAATTGGCCTCAAGAAATATTTCCAG GCAATAATTTCTGAGGAAGATGGTATGGAGTCAATAGCTCATAGATTTTTGTCAGCAGCTGTGAAG CTGGATCGTAAACCATCTAAGTGCGTCGTGTTTGAGGATGATCCACGTGGCATTACTGCAGCTCATAACTGTACAATGATGGCTGTGGCATTGATTGGCTCCCACCCTGC GTACGATCTAGGGCAGGCTGATCTTGCAGTTGGTAGCTTTAATGAGCTTTCAGTGATTAATCTTCGAAGATTATTTGCTAACAAGGGTTCTACTTTCATGGACCGGCAAAAGCAGATCATAGAGAAGACTCCTCCGAAAAGGAAGCTTACAGTTGATACCATCTTCTGA
- the LOC107902521 gene encoding uncharacterized protein yields MRMIKYMFLAYKTLAFNLLRGCCSFSKTRPLLKSSTSKMTVHAPWNQLPNDIWSSIFERLGLEDRLRFDLVCKQWRSNIKRTPQLLWLMLPYDRNSQYLSFFDMCEGKIRKFNLPGSAQGGWFSGCSKGWLFLVTGMDVDDLRIFLFDPISRSQIPLPPLSTISSFKDSFTARHPGWNPAACIINGVEISSSDASQCIVVIKFSINNRILALCRPQDERWTIVEGLLGDEYYYGNFSFFDGELYACILSSDKENNNQDPCFQTHSIILGSQRVNLKLISSTPPPTNLIFAADADESILYYKDSFRWPYLVESNGQLLVVTQVYDRIMDLDDSDSDSDSDNDNDDGDRTSLFMYFQAATFQVKKIQTIDDTLHTAVLTDVGNQSLFVGAGDCLAVKNCDKLYKNCIYFLHDMDYSLHKQDYPLISREAGVYYLEDGSIQRCLPSIKTQNHCLYMYWFSPNIKSRVLG; encoded by the coding sequence ATGAGGATGATCAAATATATGTTTCTTGCCTATAAAACTTTGGCGTTTAATCTATTGAGAGGTTGCTGTTCGTTCTCCAAGACCAGGCCATTGTTGAAGTCATCGACAAGCAAGATGACGGTTCATGCACCTTGGAACCAACTTCCCAATGACATATGGAGTTCAATCTTTGAGCGTTTGGGTTTAGAGGATCGTCTCCGGTTCGACCTTGTCTGCAAGCAATGGAGATCAAATATAAAGCGAACGCCACAGCTACTATGGCTGATGCTCCCTTACGACCGAAATTCTCAATATTTGAGTTTCTTTGATATGTGTGAGGGCAAAATTCGTAAGTTTAATCTCCCTGGATCCGCCCAAggaggttggttttctgggtgTTCTAAAGGTTGGCTTTTCCTCGTCACAGGCATGGATGTTGATGATCTACGAATATTTTTGTTTGATCCCATCTCAAGGTCTCAAATTCCGCTTCCACCATTGTCGACAATATCAAGTTTTAAAGATAGTTTCACTGCTAGACACCCCGGATGGAACCCTGCTGCTTGCATAATAAATGGAGTTGAAATATCTTCCTCTGATGCATCACAATGCATAGTAGtgataaaattttctattaataaCAGAATTTTGGCACTTTGTAGACCACAGGATGAGAGGTGGACCATCGTTGAAGGGCTACTAGGTGATGAGTATTATTATGGGAATTTCTCCTTCTTTGATGGGGAATTATATGCCTGCATCTTGAGTTCAGATAAGGAAAATAATAATCAAGATCCTTGTTTTCAAACTCATTCCATAATTTTAGGAAGTCAACGTGTGAATCTGAAGTTGATCAGCTCCACACCTCCACCCACTAATTTAATTTTTGCCGCAGATGCCGATGAGAGCATTTTGTACTATAAGGACTCTTTCCGGTGGCCTTATTTGGTGGAATCAAATGGTCAATTATTGGTGGTTACTCAAGTATATGACAGAATAATGGATTTGGACGACAGTGACAGCGACAGTGACAGCGACAATGACAATGACGACGGTGATCGCACAAGCCTATTCATGTATTTTCAAGCAGCTACGTTCCAAGTAAAGAAGATTCAGACAATTGATGATACATTGCATACTGCAGTATTAACTGATGTGGGTAATCAATCATTATTTGTGGGAGCCGGAGATTGCTTAGCAGTAAAAAATTGTGACAAACTTTATAAGAATTGTATTTACTTCTTACATGACATGGATTATAGCCTTCACAAACAAGATTATCCATTAATTTCTCGTGAAGCTGGTGTTTACTACCTTGAGGATGGAAGCATTCAACGTTGCCTCCCAAGTATTAAGACTCAAAATCATTGTTTATACATGTATTGGTTTTCACCAAATATCAAATCTAGAGTCTTAGGTTAG